One Sulfoacidibacillus ferrooxidans genomic window, TGACATGTCACTAAGAAGTTGACTCGGCATGATATTCACCTCATGAAAGATTTCTCACTCTATGTTACCATAAGAGGAAGACAAGCACAGGGGGCGTTTGATCCGTGTTGCCAGATCGACCAACTTTGCAAGACTGCCAGGTATTCCACCAATGGTTAGATAAAGAAAAAGGATTTTCCCAAGATCTTCCTCTTAATGTGATGTTACTCGTAGAAGAAGTGGGAGAAGTTGCCAAAGAAGTTCGTAGGTTGCAAAGGGCAGTTACAGAATTTGATTCGAGCGAAAAAGAAGAAGAGGTGCGCGATCATTTGCGCGATGAGTTAGCTGATTGTTTGGCTTATATTGTGAAATTATCTAATTATGTTGGGATTGATTTGGAGACCTCATATGTACGTAAGATGCGCTATAACGTAGAGCGAGAATGGAAGGAATAAAAAGGAATAGAGAGGAATGAAGAACATGAAACAAGTTCGAAAGGCAGTCATTCCGGCGGCTGGCTTAGGTACGAGGTTTTTACCTGCTACGAAAGCGCAACCGAAGGAAATGTTGCCTTTGGTTGATAAACCAGCCATTCAGTATATTGTAGAAGAGGCAGTCGCTGCAGGAATAGAAGATTTTTTAATTGTCACAGGACGATCGAAAAGGGCAATAGAAGATCATTTTGATCGTTCATTAGAATTAGAAATGCATTTAGCTGAACACGAGAAACGTTCAACACTAGAAGTGGT contains:
- a CDS encoding MazG nucleotide pyrophosphohydrolase domain-containing protein, with amino-acid sequence MLPDRPTLQDCQVFHQWLDKEKGFSQDLPLNVMLLVEEVGEVAKEVRRLQRAVTEFDSSEKEEEVRDHLRDELADCLAYIVKLSNYVGIDLETSYVRKMRYNVEREWKE